The following proteins are encoded in a genomic region of Triticum dicoccoides isolate Atlit2015 ecotype Zavitan chromosome 1B, WEW_v2.0, whole genome shotgun sequence:
- the LOC119309936 gene encoding profilin-2 — translation MSWQTYVDEHLMCDIEGHHLASAAILGHDGTVWAQSADFPQFAPAEITAIMKDFDEPGHLAPTGMFVAGAKYMVIQGEPGAVIRGKKGAGGITIKKTGQALVVGAYEEPMTPGQCNMVVERLGDYLVEQGM, via the exons ATGTCGTGGCAGACTTACGTCGACGAGCACCTGATGTGCGACATCGAGGGCCACCACCTCGCCTCCGCGGCCATCCTCGGCCACGACGGCACCGTCTGGGCCCAGAGCGCCGACTTCCCCCAG TTCGCGCCCGCCGAGATCACTGCCATCATGAAGGACTTCGACGAGCCGGGGCACCTCGCCCCCACCGGCATGTTCGTTGCAGGTGCCAAGTACATGGTTATCCAGGGTGAACCTGGGGCCGTCATCCGTGGCAAGAAG GGAGCAGGAGGCATCACCATCAAGAAGACCGGGCAGGCGCTGGTGGTTGGCGCCTACGAGGAGCCCATGACCCCTGGGCAGTGCAACATGGTGGTGGAGAGGCTCGGCGACTACCTCGTTGAACAAGGCATGTAG